In Persicimonas caeni, a single window of DNA contains:
- a CDS encoding putative metal-binding motif-containing protein, with product MVRRTEVATHRAVQLLGIAALTVLMLASGCTFDSSLQGVRCEEEGARTDGRLCKDGHWITEADVELDGSQPDDATDTPVPDDATDTPLPDDATDTPPDTDAETCAPDQELCDGVCVDTQTSEDHCGACGQACNTYGQNSVALCQSGSCERTCAQGFVDLDGDWVGTDDPASSNGCEVECTETNGGTEICDGVDNDCDGQVDEDVTTTYYLDADDDGYGVTGEEQQACSPDGNYRATDAGDCDDNAASVNPGSTESCNGFDDNCDGNTDEGCPCTGTETAPCYTGAQGTAGVGLCQQGTKTCDGAGAWGECQNEVTPVTEVCDDGSDNDCDGLTDCEDDDCAAQTCGSGGQVCHNDVCCTPQSDQDFCSNQSAQCGLSSGTDNCGVQRTDIDCGGCPGGSSCANNTCQEDPNKCGDGNDNDGDGLTDCEDDDCAAESCGGSGAICFQQSCCTPEDDATLCSNQGAQCGTISVTDSCGQTRTIDCGGCGGGTSCASNTCIEDNCSDGNDNDGDGDIDCFDSDCNASPTTYYYDDDGDGYGVTGNSQEACSPDGKYTATQDGDCEDTDSNIYPGATEICNNDLLDYDCDGQTAEADADADAWCIDPNGGGYGHDNCIVDPTDSTVTCCANPGGNCL from the coding sequence GTGGTTAGGCGTACAGAAGTCGCAACACATCGAGCAGTCCAGCTATTAGGCATCGCCGCACTGACGGTGTTGATGCTCGCTTCAGGCTGCACCTTCGACTCGAGTCTCCAGGGGGTACGCTGCGAGGAAGAAGGCGCACGCACCGACGGAAGGCTGTGCAAGGACGGTCACTGGATCACGGAGGCCGACGTCGAACTCGACGGTAGCCAGCCTGATGACGCCACCGACACCCCCGTGCCCGACGACGCCACCGACACTCCCCTGCCCGACGACGCCACTGATACGCCTCCGGACACCGACGCCGAGACTTGCGCGCCCGACCAGGAGTTGTGTGACGGCGTGTGCGTCGACACTCAGACCAGCGAAGACCACTGCGGCGCTTGCGGCCAGGCGTGCAACACCTACGGCCAAAACTCCGTGGCGTTGTGCCAGAGTGGAAGTTGCGAGCGCACCTGCGCCCAAGGATTCGTCGATTTGGACGGCGACTGGGTCGGCACCGACGACCCGGCGTCGAGCAACGGCTGTGAGGTCGAGTGCACCGAGACCAACGGCGGCACCGAGATCTGCGACGGCGTCGACAACGATTGCGACGGCCAGGTCGATGAGGACGTCACCACCACGTATTACCTCGACGCCGACGACGACGGCTACGGCGTCACGGGGGAGGAGCAGCAAGCCTGCTCGCCCGACGGCAACTACCGCGCCACCGACGCCGGTGACTGCGACGACAACGCCGCGTCGGTCAACCCCGGCTCGACCGAAAGCTGCAACGGCTTCGACGACAACTGCGACGGCAACACCGACGAGGGCTGCCCATGCACCGGCACCGAAACCGCTCCGTGTTATACGGGCGCACAGGGCACCGCCGGCGTCGGCCTGTGCCAGCAAGGCACCAAGACGTGCGATGGCGCCGGAGCCTGGGGCGAGTGCCAAAACGAAGTCACCCCGGTCACGGAGGTCTGCGACGACGGCAGCGACAACGACTGCGATGGGCTGACCGACTGTGAGGACGATGATTGCGCCGCCCAAACCTGCGGCTCGGGCGGCCAGGTCTGCCACAACGACGTGTGTTGCACCCCGCAAAGCGATCAAGACTTCTGCTCGAATCAGAGCGCCCAATGTGGACTCTCTTCAGGCACCGACAACTGCGGCGTGCAGCGCACCGACATCGACTGTGGCGGCTGCCCGGGAGGCTCGAGTTGCGCGAATAACACCTGCCAGGAAGACCCGAACAAGTGCGGCGACGGCAACGACAACGACGGCGACGGGTTGACCGACTGCGAAGACGACGACTGCGCCGCCGAGAGTTGCGGCGGCAGCGGTGCGATTTGCTTCCAGCAGTCGTGCTGCACGCCCGAAGATGACGCCACGCTCTGCTCGAATCAAGGCGCCCAGTGCGGCACGATTTCGGTGACCGACTCGTGTGGCCAGACGCGCACCATCGATTGTGGCGGATGCGGAGGCGGTACCAGTTGCGCCAGTAACACCTGCATCGAGGACAATTGCAGCGACGGCAACGACAACGACGGCGACGGCGACATCGACTGCTTCGACAGCGACTGCAACGCCTCGCCGACGACCTACTACTACGACGATGATGGCGACGGATATGGCGTAACCGGCAACAGCCAAGAGGCGTGTTCGCCCGACGGCAAATACACGGCCACCCAGGATGGGGATTGTGAAGACACCGACAGCAACATCTATCCGGGCGCAACCGAGATCTGCAACAACGACCTGCTCGATTACGACTGCGACGGTCAGACCGCCGAGGCTGACGCTGACGCCGATGCCTGGTGCATCGATCCCAACGGCGGCGGCTACGGCCACGACAACTGCATCGTCGACCCGACCGACAGCACCGTGACCTGCTGCGCCAACCCGGGCGGCAACTGCCTTTGA